A single region of the Eulemur rufifrons isolate Redbay chromosome 8, OSU_ERuf_1, whole genome shotgun sequence genome encodes:
- the AK4 gene encoding adenylate kinase 4, mitochondrial isoform X3, translating to MAKQYIEKGLLVPDHVITRLMMSELENRRSQPWLLDGFPRTLGQAEALDKICDLDLVIILNIPFETLKDRLSRRWIHPPSGRVYNLDFNPPHVHGIDDITGEPLVQQEDDKPEAVAARLRQYKDVAKPVIELYKSRGVLHQFSGTETNKIWPYVYTLFSNKITPIQSKEAY from the exons ATGGCAAAGCAGTACATAGAGAAAGGTCTTTTGGTTCCAGATCATGTGATCACACGCCTCATGATGTCAGAGTTGGAGAATAGGCGCAGCCAGCCCTGGCTACTAGATG GTTTTCCTAGGACATTAGGACAAGCTGAAGCCCTGGACAAAATCTGTGACCTGGACCTAGTGATCATTTTGAACATTCCATTTGAAACGCTTAAAGATCGTCTCAGCCGTCGTTGGATTCACCCTCCTAGCGGAAGGGTGTATAACCTGGACTTCAATCCACCTCATGTACAT GGGATCGATGACATCACTGGAGAACCGTTAGTCCAGCAGGAGGATGATAAACCCGAAGCAGTTGCTGCCAGGCTAAGACAATACAAGGATGTGGCAAAGCCAGTCATTGAATTATACAA gagCCGAGGAGTGCTCCACCAATTTTCTGGGACGGAGACTAACAAAATCTGGCCCTACGTTTACACGCTTTTCTCGAACAAGATCACACCTATTCAGTCCAAAGAAGCATACTGA